From a single Rodentibacter sp. JRC1 genomic region:
- the menB gene encoding 1,4-dihydroxy-2-naphthoyl-CoA synthase: MQNPKDDVLYAPVEWVEHSEGYTDIRYHKSTDGIAKITINRPEVRNAFRPQTVKEMIHAFSDARFDEKIGVIVLTGEGEKAFCSGGDQKIRGDYGGYKDESGVHHLNVLDFQRDIRTCPKPVVAMVAGYAIGGGHVLHMLCDLTIAAENAIFGQTGPKVGSFDGGWGASYMARLVGQKKAREIWFLCRQYNAQEALDMGLVNTVVPYADLEKETVRWCREMLRNSPIAIRCLKAALNADCDGQAGLQELAGNATMLFYMTEEGQEGRNAFNEKRAPDFSKFRRNP, from the coding sequence ATGCAAAATCCAAAAGATGATGTACTTTATGCGCCTGTTGAATGGGTTGAGCATAGCGAAGGTTATACTGACATTCGTTATCACAAATCCACTGACGGTATTGCAAAAATCACGATTAATCGCCCTGAAGTTCGCAACGCATTCCGTCCGCAGACGGTAAAAGAAATGATTCACGCATTTTCAGATGCACGTTTTGATGAAAAAATCGGCGTGATTGTGTTAACCGGTGAAGGGGAAAAAGCCTTTTGTTCCGGCGGAGATCAAAAAATTCGCGGCGACTACGGTGGCTATAAAGATGAAAGCGGCGTGCATCACTTAAATGTGTTGGATTTTCAACGTGATATTCGCACCTGTCCGAAACCTGTTGTAGCAATGGTGGCAGGCTATGCCATTGGCGGCGGCCATGTATTACATATGCTTTGCGATTTAACCATCGCCGCCGAAAATGCGATTTTCGGTCAAACCGGTCCGAAAGTGGGGTCATTCGATGGCGGTTGGGGAGCAAGCTATATGGCGCGTTTGGTCGGTCAGAAAAAAGCGCGTGAAATTTGGTTCTTATGCCGTCAATATAATGCGCAAGAAGCCTTAGATATGGGCTTGGTGAACACCGTTGTACCTTATGCGGATCTTGAAAAAGAAACCGTGCGTTGGTGTCGTGAAATGCTGCGCAATAGCCCGATTGCCATTCGCTGCTTAAAAGCCGCATTAAATGCCGATTGTGACGGTCAGGCAGGTTTACAAGAATTGGCAGGCAATGCGACAATGTTGTTCTATATGACGGAAGAAGGTCAAGAAGGTCGTAACGCATTCAACGAAAAACGTGCGCCGGATTTCAGTAAATTTAGACGTAATCCTTAG
- a CDS encoding DUF5358 domain-containing protein — MKYILTLSMAFLLAACSLFDTPQSPIPAEFAGADYQLSDKDAKQWAIASKQAEQCIYPNLTRIQQQHFKHEDSYIHSQYVFFYPLEKIIGEDYVAMIQKDEKSMNYATYQFKKFRTQTGKIEPLENKACQLLRTQARDDLDVVKGQYKNGMVDETKNEDGTSKKPEDGIATNQNKFFFDIIKWGSALLL, encoded by the coding sequence GTGAAATATATTCTTACCCTTAGTATGGCATTTTTACTCGCTGCTTGCAGTTTGTTCGATACACCGCAATCCCCTATTCCTGCAGAATTTGCCGGTGCGGACTATCAGCTTTCGGATAAAGACGCAAAACAATGGGCGATAGCCAGTAAACAAGCCGAGCAATGTATTTACCCGAATCTTACCCGTATTCAGCAACAACATTTTAAGCACGAAGACAGCTATATTCATTCTCAATATGTCTTTTTCTATCCACTTGAAAAAATCATTGGTGAAGACTATGTCGCTATGATTCAAAAAGATGAAAAATCAATGAATTATGCGACTTATCAATTCAAAAAATTCCGTACTCAGACAGGTAAGATCGAACCTTTGGAAAATAAAGCCTGCCAACTATTACGCACACAAGCCCGTGATGATTTGGATGTGGTGAAAGGTCAATATAAAAACGGTATGGTTGATGAAACAAAAAATGAAGACGGCACATCGAAGAAACCCGAAGACGGTATTGCAACAAATCAAAACAAATTCTTCTTCGACATTATAAAATGGGGTTCGGCGTTATTACTGTAG
- the rraA gene encoding ribonuclease E activity regulator RraA — MFIDTSELCDLYADQVDVVEPIFSSFGGISNFYGKVTTVKCFENNGLIAEVLEENGEGRVLVIDGGGAVRRGLIDAELAQLAADNNWEGIIVYGAVRQIQQLENIDIGIQALAPIPVSADENNVGESDIPVNFGGVTFFPEDYIYADLTGILLSQEALDLEGFEEE; from the coding sequence ATGTTTATTGATACTTCAGAACTTTGCGATCTTTATGCAGATCAAGTGGACGTGGTAGAACCGATTTTTTCAAGTTTTGGCGGTATAAGCAATTTCTATGGAAAAGTCACAACCGTGAAATGCTTTGAAAATAATGGCTTAATCGCTGAAGTATTAGAAGAAAACGGTGAAGGTCGAGTGTTGGTTATTGATGGTGGCGGTGCAGTTCGCCGCGGTCTAATCGATGCGGAACTGGCTCAACTCGCAGCAGATAATAACTGGGAAGGCATTATCGTTTATGGTGCGGTTCGCCAAATCCAACAACTCGAAAATATTGATATCGGCATTCAAGCATTAGCGCCAATTCCTGTAAGTGCAGATGAAAATAATGTCGGAGAAAGCGATATTCCGGTTAATTTCGGCGGTGTAACATTTTTTCCTGAAGACTACATTTATGCCGACCTTACAGGAATCCTCCTCTCGCAAGAAGCCCTTGATTTAGAAGGATTTGAAGAAGAATAA
- a CDS encoding AI-2E family transporter, whose protein sequence is MLDMLKNWYARRLGDPQAMGLLAILLFGFIAIYFFGDLIAPLLIAIVLAYLLEMPIRFLTNNLKFPRVLATIIIFGGFIGVAIVFFLVLVPMLWNQTVSLLSDLPAMFNKLNEWLLALPEHYPELIDYSMVDAIFNSVREKILGFGESAVKLSLASIMNLVSLGIYAFLVPLMMFFMLKDKSELLQGVSRFLPRNRHLAFKVWTEMQQQIANYIHGKLLEILIVTLVTYIIFLIFGLNYPLLLAFAVGLSVLVPYIGAVLVTIPVALVALFQFGISPTFWYIIIAFAVSQLLDGNLLVPYLFSEAVNLHPLIIIVSVLIFGGLWGFWGVFFAIPLATLVKAVVNALPED, encoded by the coding sequence ATGTTAGACATGTTAAAAAATTGGTATGCCCGCCGTTTGGGTGATCCACAAGCAATGGGATTACTGGCAATTTTACTTTTTGGTTTTATTGCGATTTATTTTTTCGGCGATTTAATTGCGCCGTTACTTATTGCCATCGTGTTGGCATATTTGTTAGAAATGCCCATTCGTTTTCTCACCAATAACCTAAAATTTCCACGAGTGTTGGCAACCATCATCATTTTCGGCGGATTTATTGGCGTCGCAATCGTGTTCTTTCTTGTGCTTGTGCCAATGTTATGGAACCAAACCGTCTCATTATTAAGCGATTTACCCGCTATGTTTAATAAACTCAATGAATGGCTGCTCGCTTTGCCTGAACATTATCCTGAATTAATCGACTATTCGATGGTAGATGCTATCTTCAATTCTGTACGTGAAAAAATCCTTGGCTTTGGCGAATCGGCGGTGAAACTTTCTCTCGCTTCAATTATGAATTTGGTATCACTGGGCATTTACGCCTTTCTGGTGCCTTTAATGATGTTTTTTATGCTAAAAGACAAAAGTGAACTTTTACAAGGCGTAAGCCGATTTTTACCTCGCAATCGCCATTTAGCCTTCAAAGTTTGGACGGAAATGCAGCAACAAATTGCGAATTATATTCACGGTAAATTGTTGGAAATTCTGATCGTAACGCTGGTGACTTACATCATTTTCTTAATTTTCGGTTTGAATTATCCGCTACTATTGGCATTCGCTGTGGGGCTTTCCGTATTAGTGCCTTATATCGGTGCGGTATTAGTTACGATTCCCGTGGCACTCGTCGCACTTTTCCAATTTGGTATCAGCCCGACATTTTGGTATATCATTATCGCTTTTGCAGTGAGCCAACTATTAGACGGAAACTTACTCGTGCCTTATTTATTCTCCGAAGCGGTAAATTTACATCCGTTAATCATCATCGTTTCCGTACTTATTTTCGGTGGTTTGTGGGGATTCTGGGGGGTATTTTTTGCCATTCCACTCGCCACGTTAGTGAAAGCCGTGGTAAATGCGTTACCGGAAGATTAA
- the aroQ gene encoding type II 3-dehydroquinate dehydratase: MSQKSRILLLNGPNLNMLGAREPKHYGSLSLAAIEANIKALAEKHQVELECFQANSEEKLIDKIHQSFQQVDFILINPAAYTHTSVALRDALLAVSIPFVEIHLSNVHKREPFRHHSYFSDVAEGVICGLGAQGYEFAFLFALNYLAKK, from the coding sequence ATGTCACAAAAATCCCGAATTTTGCTATTAAATGGTCCGAACTTGAATATGCTAGGGGCGCGAGAACCGAAGCACTACGGCAGTTTATCTCTTGCTGCAATTGAAGCAAATATCAAGGCTCTAGCCGAGAAACATCAAGTGGAACTTGAATGCTTTCAGGCGAATAGTGAAGAAAAATTAATTGATAAAATTCATCAAAGTTTCCAACAGGTTGATTTTATTTTAATTAACCCCGCCGCTTATACTCATACAAGTGTTGCTTTGCGTGACGCATTATTGGCAGTATCTATCCCTTTTGTGGAAATTCATTTATCGAATGTTCATAAGCGTGAACCCTTCCGTCATCATTCTTATTTTAGTGATGTGGCGGAAGGCGTGATCTGCGGACTAGGGGCGCAAGGTTATGAATTCGCTTTTTTGTTCGCTTTGAACTATTTAGCGAAAAAATAA
- the accB gene encoding acetyl-CoA carboxylase biotin carboxyl carrier protein — MDIRKIKKLIELVEESGITELEVQEEEGTVRISRAAPVVAPTAVQYAAPIAAPAPVVAPAVAPAPAVQTSAPVASDELSGHIVRSPMVGTFYRSPSPEAKAFVEVGQTVKVGDALCIVEAMKMMNRIEADKAGVVKAILINDGEPVEFDEPLIVIE; from the coding sequence ATGGACATTCGTAAAATCAAAAAACTGATCGAATTAGTGGAAGAATCCGGTATCACCGAATTAGAAGTGCAAGAAGAAGAGGGCACGGTGCGTATTAGTCGTGCAGCTCCTGTGGTTGCACCAACAGCGGTACAATATGCCGCACCAATTGCTGCACCTGCACCTGTTGTTGCTCCGGCAGTAGCTCCGGCACCTGCGGTGCAGACTTCGGCTCCTGTGGCTTCCGATGAGTTATCCGGTCATATCGTTCGTTCACCAATGGTGGGAACTTTCTATCGTAGCCCAAGCCCGGAAGCAAAAGCTTTCGTTGAAGTCGGACAAACTGTAAAAGTCGGTGATGCGCTTTGTATCGTTGAAGCGATGAAAATGATGAACCGTATTGAAGCGGATAAAGCCGGTGTGGTGAAAGCTATCCTTATTAATGACGGTGAACCGGTGGAATTTGACGAGCCGTTAATTGTTATTGAATAA
- a CDS encoding 1,4-dihydroxy-2-naphthoate polyprenyltransferase, with protein MTNKKLKMWWETARPKTLPLALASIFTGSALGYRANPEEFNILVMMLCLLTTILLQVLSNFANDYGDHQKGSDTKERIGPLRGIQKGEISAQELKWGLILMILASFVSGSFLIGIAYESLSDLLFFAGLGILAIIAAITYTVGAKPYGYMGLGDISVLVFFGLIGVGGTYYLQTHSIDGAIILPAIGSGLLASAVLNINNLRDIEQDAKAGKNTLAVRLGAYKGRIYHCILLSAAALCYLIFTLFSASSLANYLFLIAYPLLAKHAIFVYRSTQPEALRPMLAQMSMISLFINLLFSLGLLIG; from the coding sequence ATGACAAATAAAAAATTAAAAATGTGGTGGGAAACAGCACGACCAAAAACCTTGCCTTTAGCACTAGCTTCCATCTTTACCGGCTCAGCACTTGGCTATCGGGCAAATCCTGAAGAATTTAATATCTTGGTAATGATGCTTTGTTTGCTGACAACCATTTTATTACAAGTACTTTCCAACTTTGCCAATGATTATGGCGATCATCAAAAAGGTTCTGATACAAAAGAGCGTATCGGTCCATTACGCGGCATTCAAAAAGGGGAAATCTCAGCACAAGAACTAAAATGGGGCTTGATATTGATGATCTTGGCAAGCTTTGTCTCCGGAAGTTTTCTTATTGGCATCGCTTATGAAAGTTTATCCGATTTATTGTTTTTTGCAGGTCTTGGCATTTTAGCCATTATTGCCGCCATCACCTACACTGTAGGAGCGAAACCTTATGGCTATATGGGATTAGGCGATATTTCCGTGCTGGTCTTTTTCGGTTTGATTGGTGTAGGCGGTACCTATTACTTACAAACACATAGTATTGACGGAGCAATAATTTTACCTGCGATTGGTTCGGGATTATTGGCAAGTGCAGTATTAAACATCAATAATTTACGTGATATAGAACAGGATGCGAAAGCAGGCAAAAACACCCTCGCCGTGCGTTTAGGCGCATATAAGGGGCGGATTTATCACTGTATTTTATTAAGTGCGGCAGCCTTATGTTACCTAATATTTACACTGTTTAGCGCAAGTTCATTAGCAAATTATTTATTTCTGATTGCCTATCCGTTACTTGCCAAACACGCAATCTTTGTTTATCGCAGCACACAGCCTGAAGCCTTACGCCCAATGCTTGCTCAGATGTCAATGATTTCGTTATTTATCAATCTGTTGTTTAGTTTAGGCTTGCTTATCGGCTAA
- the tsaA gene encoding tRNA (N6-threonylcarbamoyladenosine(37)-N6)-methyltransferase TrmO, whose amino-acid sequence MNDLTLTPIAIIHTPYKEKFSVPRQPDLVQDGVGIVELLPPYNSPETVKGLEQFSHLWLIFQFDQIQRGKWQPTVRPPRLGGNRRVGVFASRATHRPNPLGLSKVELRKVECIQGKVFLHLGAVDLVDGTPIFDIKPYIAYADSEPNARSGFAQEKPQAKLKIEFTERAQSAVKKLEEKRPHLARFICEVIEQDPRPAYQQGKPSERIYGMSLYEFNVKWRIKPETPDVVEVLDIEKEKAG is encoded by the coding sequence ATGAATGATTTAACGTTAACGCCTATTGCAATTATCCACACACCTTATAAAGAAAAATTTTCTGTACCGCGTCAACCGGATTTGGTTCAAGACGGCGTTGGGATTGTGGAGTTACTTCCACCTTATAATTCACCGGAAACAGTGAAAGGGTTGGAACAATTTAGCCATCTCTGGCTGATTTTTCAGTTTGATCAAATTCAGCGGGGAAAATGGCAGCCAACGGTACGTCCTCCCCGTTTAGGCGGTAATCGACGGGTCGGTGTCTTTGCCTCTCGCGCAACGCATCGCCCTAATCCGTTGGGATTATCCAAAGTTGAATTGCGCAAAGTAGAATGTATTCAGGGGAAAGTGTTTTTGCATCTTGGTGCGGTGGATTTGGTGGATGGTACGCCGATTTTTGACATTAAGCCCTATATCGCTTACGCCGATAGTGAGCCTAATGCGCGTTCCGGCTTTGCACAAGAAAAACCGCAGGCGAAACTGAAGATAGAATTTACCGAACGGGCGCAAAGTGCGGTTAAAAAACTTGAAGAAAAACGACCGCACTTAGCGCGTTTTATTTGTGAAGTGATTGAGCAAGATCCTCGTCCGGCTTATCAACAAGGCAAGCCAAGTGAGAGAATTTACGGTATGAGTTTGTATGAATTTAATGTGAAATGGCGTATTAAACCGGAAACGCCGGATGTGGTTGAAGTATTGGATATAGAGAAAGAAAAGGCGGGATAA
- a CDS encoding phospho-sugar mutase, with protein sequence MANIFDLAQNWLSQDPDAETHAELTALLNAAKDGDKKAEAELHARFDGRLQFGTAGLRGRLQAGSMGMNRVLVSQAAGGLADYLKNYDDTPSIVIGYDGRKNSDVFARDTAEIMAGAGIKAYLLPRKLPTPVLAYAIQYFDTTAGVMVTASHNPPEDNGYKVYLGKANGGGQIVSPADQDIAALIDKVAAGNIKDLPRSNDYIVLNDEVVDAYIAKTASLAKEPQCDINYVYTAMHGVGYEVLSKTLAKAGLPQPHIVAEQVWPDGTFPTVNFPNPEEKGALDLAIKVAKENNAEFIIANDPDADRLAVAVPDAEGNWKPLHGNVVGCFLGWYLAKQYHAEGKQGILACSLVSSPALAEIAKKYGFQSEETLTGFKYIGKVKGLLFGFEEALGYLVDPDKVRDKDGISAAIMFLDLVRNLKKQGKTLADYADEFTKEFGAYVSGQISIRVDELSEITKLMTALRNNPPTEIAGVKVAQFIDHTKTDRQSDILVFVLENGSRLISRPSGTEPKIKFYLDARGTDPKNAEQVLSDLDEGVRNILRQEAYGKQDC encoded by the coding sequence ATGGCAAATATTTTTGATCTCGCACAAAACTGGTTAAGCCAAGATCCCGATGCAGAAACTCACGCAGAATTGACCGCACTTTTAAATGCGGCAAAAGATGGTGATAAAAAAGCGGAAGCTGAATTACACGCACGTTTTGACGGTCGTTTACAATTCGGCACAGCAGGCTTGCGTGGTCGTTTACAAGCCGGTTCGATGGGGATGAACCGTGTGCTTGTATCTCAAGCGGCAGGCGGATTAGCCGATTATTTAAAAAATTATGACGACACACCTTCTATCGTAATTGGTTACGATGGACGTAAAAACTCTGATGTATTCGCTCGTGATACGGCTGAAATTATGGCGGGAGCAGGAATAAAAGCGTATCTATTGCCGCGTAAATTACCAACTCCGGTATTGGCTTATGCAATTCAATATTTTGACACCACTGCCGGGGTGATGGTTACCGCAAGCCACAACCCACCGGAAGATAACGGATACAAAGTTTATTTAGGTAAAGCAAACGGTGGAGGACAAATCGTTTCTCCGGCAGATCAAGACATTGCAGCATTAATCGATAAAGTGGCGGCAGGCAATATCAAAGATTTACCGCGTAGCAACGATTATATTGTGTTGAACGATGAAGTCGTTGATGCTTACATTGCGAAAACCGCCTCTTTAGCAAAAGAACCTCAATGCGATATTAACTATGTTTACACAGCGATGCACGGCGTTGGCTATGAGGTATTAAGCAAAACCTTGGCAAAAGCAGGTTTACCACAACCTCATATTGTTGCGGAACAAGTGTGGCCGGACGGTACTTTCCCAACCGTGAATTTCCCTAATCCTGAAGAAAAAGGTGCACTGGATTTAGCCATCAAAGTGGCGAAAGAAAACAACGCCGAATTTATTATCGCAAATGATCCGGATGCCGACCGTTTAGCCGTTGCCGTGCCGGATGCAGAAGGTAACTGGAAACCGCTACACGGAAACGTAGTGGGCTGTTTCTTAGGCTGGTATTTGGCAAAACAATATCATGCGGAAGGAAAACAAGGTATTCTCGCTTGCTCTTTAGTTTCTTCCCCTGCACTTGCCGAAATCGCGAAAAAATACGGTTTTCAATCAGAAGAAACCTTAACGGGTTTCAAATATATCGGTAAAGTTAAAGGGCTCTTATTCGGTTTTGAAGAAGCACTCGGTTACTTAGTCGATCCGGATAAAGTACGCGATAAAGACGGCATTTCTGCGGCGATTATGTTCTTAGATCTTGTGCGGAATTTGAAAAAACAAGGTAAAACCTTGGCTGATTATGCCGATGAATTTACCAAAGAATTCGGTGCTTATGTGAGCGGACAAATTTCTATCCGTGTTGATGAACTTTCAGAAATCACTAAATTAATGACCGCACTTCGCAACAATCCGCCGACTGAAATTGCCGGTGTTAAAGTGGCACAATTTATCGATCATACTAAAACCGATCGCCAAAGTGATATCTTAGTATTCGTACTTGAAAATGGTAGTCGCCTAATCTCCCGCCCTTCAGGTACGGAACCGAAAATTAAGTTTTACCTTGATGCACGTGGCACAGATCCGAAAAATGCCGAACAAGTACTTTCTGATCTTGATGAAGGGGTTCGCAATATTCTTCGTCAAGAAGCTTATGGTAAGCAAGATTGCTAA
- the menC gene encoding o-succinylbenzoate synthase produces MANKSFNLYRYTIPVDSQLILRDRFLKRREGLIVRVNCARDGWGEIAPLPGFSEETLDQAETQAIEWLEKWRERSCDAPRLSLDDTYPSVAFGISCAMNEMKGTLKEEGNYQAAPLCYGDPDELYAELANLSGEKVAKIKVGMYEANRDGLIADMFLEAIPDLRLRLDANRHWTLEKALQFAAKVKPVHRSRIQFLEEPCKTPALSREFAAQTGIAIAWDESVREPDFQLRKEPYLSAIVIKPTLIGSIERCVALIERANDLGLAAVISSSIESSLGLTQLARIAQQYTPNVTPGLDTLDLMDYQVLRSWPNSDLPLVDLDSEFITKII; encoded by the coding sequence ATGGCAAATAAATCTTTTAATCTCTACCGTTACACTATTCCTGTTGACAGCCAACTGATTTTACGGGATCGATTTTTAAAACGCCGTGAAGGATTAATCGTGCGGGTAAATTGCGCTCGTGATGGTTGGGGAGAGATCGCTCCTTTGCCCGGTTTTAGTGAAGAAACGCTTGATCAAGCCGAAACACAAGCGATTGAATGGCTTGAAAAATGGCGTGAAAGAAGTTGTGATGCACCGCGGCTTTCACTTGATGATACTTACCCTTCCGTGGCGTTTGGTATCAGTTGTGCGATGAATGAGATGAAAGGCACTTTAAAAGAAGAGGGCAATTATCAAGCCGCACCGCTGTGTTATGGCGATCCTGACGAACTTTATGCAGAATTGGCAAATCTTTCGGGGGAGAAAGTCGCAAAAATTAAAGTCGGCATGTACGAAGCCAATCGTGACGGTTTAATTGCAGATATGTTTTTAGAAGCGATTCCCGATTTGCGATTGCGTTTAGATGCGAATCGTCATTGGACGTTGGAAAAAGCGTTACAATTTGCGGCAAAAGTAAAACCGGTACACCGTTCCCGTATTCAATTTTTAGAAGAACCTTGTAAAACACCGGCTCTCAGTCGTGAATTTGCTGCGCAAACCGGTATTGCTATTGCGTGGGACGAATCGGTGCGGGAGCCTGATTTTCAGCTTAGAAAAGAACCCTACTTATCCGCCATTGTCATTAAACCGACCTTAATCGGTTCGATTGAACGCTGTGTCGCGTTAATTGAACGGGCTAATGATTTAGGATTAGCCGCCGTAATAAGCTCAAGCATCGAAAGCAGTCTTGGTCTAACACAACTTGCACGTATAGCGCAACAATATACACCTAATGTTACACCGGGCTTGGACACCTTGGATTTAATGGATTATCAGGTGCTCCGTTCATGGCCTAATTCTGATTTACCGCTTGTCGATTTGGATTCCGAATTTATTACAAAGATTATCTGA
- the accC gene encoding acetyl-CoA carboxylase biotin carboxylase subunit, which produces MLEKVVIANRGEIALRILRACKELGIKTVAVHSTADRELKHVLLADETVCIGPAPSTKSYLNIPAIIAAAEVTGADAIHPGYGFLSENADFAEQVERSGFIFIGPTADVIRLMGDKVSAIKAMKKAGVPCVPGSDGPVGNDIAKNKEIAKRIGYPIIIKASGGGGGRGMRVVRNEEALEESIAMTKAEAKAAFNNDMVYMEKYLENPRHVEIQVLADTHGNAVYLAERDCSMQRRHQKVVEEAPAPGITEEVRRDIGSRCANACVEIGYRGAGTFEFLYENGEFYFIEMNTRIQVEHPVTEMITGVDLVKEQLRIAAGLPLSIKQEDIKVKGHAIECRINAEDPKSFLPSPGKVNHLHSPGGLGVRWDSHIYGGYTVPPHYDSMIAKLITYGDTRDVAIRRMQNALAETIIDGIKTNIPLHELILEDENFQKGGTNIHYLEKKLGLHD; this is translated from the coding sequence ATGTTAGAAAAAGTTGTGATTGCCAACCGTGGTGAGATTGCGCTCCGCATCTTACGCGCCTGTAAAGAGTTGGGCATTAAAACCGTTGCGGTGCATTCCACTGCAGACCGTGAATTAAAACATGTTTTGTTGGCAGACGAAACCGTTTGTATCGGTCCTGCTCCTTCAACAAAAAGTTATTTAAACATTCCCGCAATTATTGCGGCAGCGGAAGTCACCGGGGCGGATGCTATTCACCCGGGGTATGGTTTTTTATCTGAAAATGCCGATTTTGCAGAACAAGTAGAACGTTCCGGTTTTATTTTTATCGGACCGACGGCGGATGTAATTCGTTTGATGGGGGATAAGGTTTCTGCGATTAAAGCAATGAAGAAAGCCGGAGTGCCTTGTGTGCCGGGGTCTGATGGTCCGGTGGGCAATGATATTGCAAAAAATAAAGAAATTGCAAAACGTATCGGCTATCCGATTATCATCAAAGCTTCCGGCGGCGGCGGCGGTCGTGGAATGCGTGTAGTACGTAACGAAGAAGCACTTGAAGAATCTATCGCAATGACAAAAGCCGAGGCGAAAGCCGCATTTAATAACGATATGGTTTACATGGAAAAATACTTAGAAAATCCACGCCACGTGGAAATTCAAGTATTGGCGGATACCCATGGCAATGCAGTGTATTTGGCTGAACGTGATTGTTCTATGCAACGCCGCCATCAAAAAGTGGTAGAAGAAGCACCGGCCCCGGGAATTACGGAAGAAGTACGTAGAGATATTGGTTCACGTTGTGCCAACGCTTGTGTGGAAATCGGTTATCGTGGCGCAGGTACATTCGAGTTCTTGTATGAAAACGGTGAGTTTTATTTCATTGAAATGAATACCCGTATCCAAGTGGAACATCCGGTAACGGAAATGATCACCGGTGTGGATTTGGTCAAAGAGCAGTTACGAATTGCGGCGGGATTACCACTTTCTATCAAACAAGAAGATATTAAAGTGAAAGGTCACGCGATTGAGTGCCGTATTAATGCGGAAGATCCGAAATCTTTCTTACCTTCACCGGGTAAAGTAAATCACTTACATTCGCCGGGCGGTTTAGGCGTGCGTTGGGATTCTCACATTTATGGCGGTTATACCGTACCTCCGCACTATGATTCGATGATCGCAAAATTGATTACTTATGGCGATACCCGTGATGTTGCGATTCGTCGTATGCAAAATGCGTTGGCTGAAACGATCATCGATGGCATTAAAACCAATATTCCGTTACATGAACTGATTTTAGAAGATGAAAATTTCCAAAAAGGTGGCACAAACATTCACTACCTTGAGAAGAAATTAGGTTTACATGATTAA
- a CDS encoding multidrug efflux SMR transporter: MNPWVLLAISICLEIAATNLLKLSNGFTNPVPTIGSLTLYAIAFYLLSIIFRTLPVGLVYAVWSGVGTVLTAVVAYFAFGQKIDMAGLIGIGLIILGVLIINLFSSTTH; encoded by the coding sequence ATGAATCCTTGGGTTTTACTCGCAATTTCAATTTGCTTAGAAATAGCCGCAACAAATTTATTAAAACTGAGTAACGGTTTCACCAACCCCGTCCCGACTATCGGCTCATTGACACTCTACGCCATTGCCTTTTATTTACTTTCGATTATTTTCCGTACCTTACCTGTGGGATTGGTTTACGCCGTTTGGTCCGGTGTGGGGACTGTATTAACCGCTGTCGTTGCCTACTTCGCATTCGGGCAAAAAATTGATATGGCAGGATTAATTGGAATCGGATTAATTATCCTTGGTGTCTTGATTATTAACTTGTTTTCGTCAACGACACATTAA